A window of Cryptomeria japonica chromosome 3, Sugi_1.0, whole genome shotgun sequence contains these coding sequences:
- the LOC131045655 gene encoding peroxidase 52-like, giving the protein MLCWSAVYAQLTPNFYSKTCPQALPIVKAAIKQALEKEVRMGASLLRLHFHDCFVNGCDGSILLDDTATFKGEKNAGANANSARGFEVIDNIKTQIEKVCSGVVSCADILAVAIRDSVVRLGGPSWTVMLGRRDSRAASLTGANSNLPGPSSSLTSLISAFRAQGLSAKDMIALSGAHTIGQSRCQFFRNRIYNESNIDKEFAASLQKNCPFNGAGDSNLVPLDSTTDNGFDNNNYKNLRSQKGVFHSDQELFNGGSGDAQVTTYSINQQAFLTDFSAAMVRMGNIKPLTGTQGEIRKNCRRIN; this is encoded by the exons ATGTTGTGCTGGAGCGCGGTGTATGCTCAGCTTACTCCAAACTTTTACAGCAAGACTTGTCCGCAGGCATTGCCTATAGTCAAAGCAGCAATAAAGCAAGCGCTGGAAAAAGAAGTCAGAATGGGAGCTTCTCTTCTCCGCCTTCACTTCCACGACTGTTTTGTTAAT GGATGCGATGGATCTATTCTCTTGGACGACACCGCGACTTTCAAAGGAGAGAAGAATGCTGGAGCCAATGCCAATTCGGCCAGGGGATTCGAGGTGATAGATAATATCAAGACCCAAATTGAGAAGGTTTGCAGTGGAGTTGTATCCTGCGCTGATATTTTGGCAGTGGCCATTCGCGACTCTGTTGTCCGC TTGGGAGGTCCAAGCTGGACTGTAATGCTTGGAAGGCGAGATTCGAGGGCTGCTAGTCTGACTGGTGCAAACAGCAACCTCCCGGGCCCCAGTTCGAGCCTTACTTCTCTCATTTCAGCATTCCGAGCACAAGGACTGTCTGCAAAGGATATGATCGCTCTTTCAG GAGCTCATACCATCGGTCAATCGCGATGTCAGTTCTTTAGAAATCGGATCTATAATGAATCCAACATAGACAAGGAATTTGCAGCTTCTTTGCAAAAAAATTGTCCCTTCAACGGTGCTGGTGACAGTAACCTCGTACCCTTAGACTCCACGACGGATAATGGTTTCGACAATAACAACTACAAAAATTTGAGATCTCAGAAAGGCGTTTTCCACTCCGACCAGGAATTATTTAATGGTGGATCTGGTGATGCTCAGGTGACAACATACAGCATCAATCAACAAGCCTTTTTAACAGATTTTTCCGCTGCGATGGTGAGGATGGGAAACATCAAGCCTCTTACTGGAACACAAGGAGAGATTCGAAAGAACTGCAGAAGAATCAATTGA